A genomic region of Cydia splendana chromosome 17, ilCydSple1.2, whole genome shotgun sequence contains the following coding sequences:
- the LOC134798964 gene encoding low-density lipoprotein receptor-related protein 1B-like encodes MVTSVFLLEATGQTTNGFESTTLEVTTESTNETEEIITPCIGDGDWQCENGDCISNTTLCDGSIDCTDASDEFRKTCNGSESRPLFGLLLHCMSWSENHEKVCPQICHDAPEFCYYALIAENEKGHDLCVLPEYPEHGSYNIIPTKNETSTKFRLKYDCKEPFVIVEKKIHECIGGNWYNNSDNRYCSKACEISSFKNDNYTFSCPKDIDGSDICKNYVAIDTTVTVKKAHEDLEDQTTYMKNVTVELFCPPSQEINISKDCVDEVDKRQQVFESPTMTKLTQYEADFNKFKSNDTDNPEFKDLVANFNVFEEVVRKELNEMHIMADKCNVSLDLLLSHLQWKKDKGIVN; translated from the exons atggtaacatcAG TATTTTTACTTGAAGCAACGGGGCAGACGACGAATGGGTTTGAGAGTACAACCTTAGAAGTGACCACGGAGTCAACCAACGAGACAGAGGAAATAATTACGCCGTGCATCGG CGACGGCGACTGGCAGTGTGAAAACGGTGACTGCATTTCTAACACAACGTTGTGCGACGGTTCGATCGACTGCACGGACGCGTCCGACGAGTTTAGGAAGACCTGCAACGGTTCAGAATC GAGACCCTTGTTCGGACTACTTCTGCACTGCATGTCCTGGTCCGAGAACCACGAGAAAGTATGCCCTCAAATCTGCCACGACGCACCTGAGTTTTGTTACTACGCTCTTATAGCTGAAAATGAAAA AGGCCACGATCTATGTGTTTTGCCAGAGTATCCGGAACACGGTTCTTACAATATTATACCGACCAAGAATGAAACCTCAACTAAATTTCGTCTGAAATATGACTGCAAGGAACCGTTTGTAATAGTGGAGAAAAAAATACACGAGTGCATTGGCGGCAACTGGTATAATAATAGTGACAACCGTTATTGCTCAA AGGCTTGCGAAATTAGTTCGTTCAAGAATGACAACTATACTTTTAGCTGCCCAAAGGATATAGACGGAAGTGACATATGCAAGAACTACGTGGCCATCGATACCACTGTTACTGTTAAAAAAGCGCATGAGGATCTCGAAGACCAGACAACGTACATGAAGAACGTCACTGTGGAATTATTCTGTCCCCCTAGCCAGGAAATCAACATATCTAAGGACTGTGTCGATG AGGTGGACAAACGACAGCAGGTTTTTGAAAGTCCGACCATGACCAAGTTGACCCAATACGAGGCTGACTTCAACAAGTTCAAATCTAATGATACTGACAACCCTGAATTCAAAGATTTGGTAGCTAACTTCAATGTATTTGAGGAAGTGGTTCGGAAGGAGTTGAACGAGATGCACATAATGGCTGACAAATGTAATGTTTCACTAGATTTGTTATTGTCGCATCTGCAATGGAAAAAAGATAAAGgaattgtaaattaa
- the LOC134798656 gene encoding cytochrome P450 6B2-like, protein MIIAALILVALAALYYYNTRTFNYWKDRGVKHDKPVLLFGNNLSNYLLKKSVTEIATEMYFKYPNEKIVGFFRSTRPELVIRDPDIMKKILTVDFIHFYPRGLNAHKTIIEPMMRNLFFADGDLWRLLRQRMTPAFTSGKLKAMFPLIVERAERLQERTLAAAANGRTIDARDLMARYTTDFIGACGFGLDADSINNETSAFRKLGHKIFDVTIKDAIVGMLKEVFPQACARLKYMGKMEQDLIDLVNEIQRQRNYEPSGRNDFIDLLLEIKKKGTMVGESIEKFKPDGTPEQATIELDEILMAAQVFVFFAAGFETSSSATSFTLHQLAFNPDVQKKVQSEIDRVLAKHDNKLSYDAIKEMTYLEWCFREAMRMFPSLGFLIRECARTYTIQEVDVTIDEGTGIVIPLQALHNDPIFWDEPEEFRPERFHPDELNSIQKQIYLPFGEGPRVCIGERLGLMQSMAGLAAILSKFTVEPAPETIRKPRVEPKSSIVQGIRGGLPLLFKERKTV, encoded by the exons ATGATAATAGCGGCTCTCATACTCGTCGCGCTTGCCGCGCTGTATTATTACAACACAAGGACATTCAACTACTGGAAAGACAGAGGCGTGAAACATGACAAACCTGTGCTCCTATTTGGGAATAATCTGAGTAATTATCTCCTGAAAAAAAGTGTCACAGAAATCGCAACGgagatgtattttaaatatcccAATGAAAAGATCGTCGGGTTCTTCCGGTCTACACGCCCGGAGCTCGTGATTCGGGACCCAGACATTATGAAGAAGATCCTGACGGTTGATTTCATCCATTTTTATCCACGAGGTTTGAATGCACATAAGACCATTATAGAGCCAATGATGCGGAACTTGTTCTTTGCGGATGGAGATCTGTGGCGCTTGTTGAGGCAGCGCATGACGCCGGCGTTCACGAGCGGCAAGCTGAAGGCGATGTTCCCGTTGATCGTGGAGCGCGCTGAGCGGCTGCAGGAGCGCACGCTCGCAGCTGCCGCCAACGGCCGCACCATCGACGCTCGTGACCTCATGGCTCGCTACACCACCGACTTTATAGGTGCCTGTGGTTTTGGACTCGATGCCGATTCTATAAACAACGAGACCTCTGCTTTCAGAAAATTAGGCCATAAAATATTCGACGTAACAATCAAGGACGCTATAGTAGGGATGCTCAAAGAAGTTTTCCCACAAGCATGTGCTCGTTTGAAATATATGGGTAAAATGGAACAAGATCTTATAGACCTGGTAAATGAAATACAAAGGCAAAGAAATTATGAACCCTCTGGAAGGAATGACTTTATTGACTTGCTTTTGGAAATTAAAAAGAAGGGAACGATGGTTGGCGAATCGATAGAGAAGTTTAAACCAGATGGAACCCCAGAGCAAGCTACGATAGAATTAGATGAAATACTAATGGCTGCTCAAGTGTTTGTATTTTTCGCAGCCGGTTTTGAAACGTCATCTTCAGCTACTAGCTTCACACTCCATCAGTTAGCCTTTAATCCTGATGTTCAAAAGAAAGTGCAAAGCGAAATAGATCGTGTATTAGCAAAACATGATAACAAATTGAGCTATGACGCAATAAAAGAAATGACTTACTTAGAATGGTGTTTCCGGGAGGCCATGAGAATGTTTCCTTCGCTTGGGTTTTTAATTAGAGAATGTGCTCGAACATATACGATACAAGAAGTAGATGTGACAATAGACGAGGGTACTGGTATAGTAATTCCGCTACAAGCTCTGCACAATGACCCTATATTCTGGGATGAACCTGAAGAGTTTCGGCCGGAAAGGTTTCATCCAGATGAACTCAATTCAATCCAAAAACAAATTTACCTGCCTTTTGGCGAGGGACCGAGAGTTTGTATAG GTGAACGTTTAGGTCTGATGCAGTCAATGGCTGGACTGGCCGCCATCTTATCAAAGTTCACAGTGGAACCCGCTCCTGAAACGATAAGGAAACCGAGAGTGGAGCCGAAATCTTCTATTGTCCAGGGTATCCGAGGGGGTCTGCCGCTCCTGTTCAAAGAAAGGAAGACTGTGTAG